Proteins co-encoded in one Arachis stenosperma cultivar V10309 chromosome 7, arast.V10309.gnm1.PFL2, whole genome shotgun sequence genomic window:
- the LOC130940511 gene encoding photosystem I reaction center subunit IV B, chloroplastic-like: protein MASCNMASAASGFVLSAGNVISSSSSSRVTSTAMFPSRFNNNNNGGSFNRLVVRAEDEAAAASAAPATATPPAEGEAVAVPKPKPPPIGPKRGTKVKILRKESYWYKGYGSVVAVDQDPKTRYPVVVRFNKVNYANVSTNNYALDEIEEVA, encoded by the exons ATGGCTAGTTGCAACATGGCATCAGCTGCATCTGGATTTGTGCTGTCAGCCGGCAACGTAATCTCTTCGTCTTCCTCTTCGAGAGTCACTTCTACGGCGATGTTCCCTTCAAggttcaacaacaacaataatggtggttCTTTTAACAGGCTTGTTGTGAGGGCTGAAGACGAAGCTGCTGCTGCTTCTGCTGCACCTGCAACTGCAACACCACCGGCTGAAGGTGAAGCTGTTGCTGTTCCAAAACCAAAGCCACCTCCAATTGGCCCCAAGAGAGGAACTAAG GTGAAGATTCTTAGGAAAGAATCGTACTGGTACAAAGGCTATGGTTCTGTTGTTGCTGTTGATCAG GACCCCAAGACTCGCTACCCTGTTGTGGTTCGATTCAACAAAGTTAATTATGCAAATGTATCAACAAACAATTATGCACTGGATGAGATTGAAGAAGTTGCATGA
- the LOC130941146 gene encoding probable zinc metalloprotease EGY2, chloroplastic isoform X4 translates to MCRVWIPLKLPVDHHCQPQQLDDAIKIPKETIEILKNQVFGFDTFFVTSQDPYEGGVLFKGNLRGQASKSYDKISKRMQEKFGDEYKLFLLVNPEDDKPVAVVVPRTTLQPETTAVPEWFAAGAFGLVTVFTLLLRNVPALQSNLLSTFDNLNLLKDGLPGAAVTALILGIHELGHFLVAQNIGVKLGVPFFVPSWQIGSFGAITRIRNIVSNREDLLKLAAAGPIAGFSLGFLLLLLGFVLPPSDGLGVVVDASVFHESFLAGGIAKLLLGDVLKDGTPISVNPLVIWAWAGLLINAINSIPAGELDGGRISFAIWGRKASVRLTGFSIVLLGLSSLIDDVAFYWVVLIFFLQRGPISPLSEEISDPDQKYVAFGITVLLLGLLVCLPYPFPFTDEALASF, encoded by the exons ATGTGCAG AGTGTGGATACCATTGAAGTTGCCAGTGGATCACCACTGCCAG CCTCAGCAACTGGATGATGCAATAAAAATTCCCAAGGAAACTATTGAAATTCTTAAGAACCAAGTATTTGGATTTGATACCTTTTTTGTGACAAGCCAAGATCCTTATGAG GGTGGGGTGTTGTTTAAAGGAAATCTACGAGGGCAAGCTTCTAAAAGTTATGATAAGATATCAAAAAGGATGCAA gaAAAATTCGGAGATGAATACAAACTTTTCCTGCTGGTCAATCCTGAGGATGATAAGCCAGTTGCTGTAGTGGTTCCAAGAACAACCTTACAACCTGAGACAACTG CGGTACCTGAATGGTTTGCTGCTGGAGCTTTTGGACTTGTTACTGTGTTTACGTTATTGCTTCGCAATGTTCCTGCTTTGCAATCTAATTTATT ATCAACTTTTGACAATCTGAACTTGTTAAAGGATGGCTTGCCTGGGGCCGCTGTTACTGCTCTCATTCTGGGTATACATGAACTTGGTCACTTTTTAGTTGCCCAGAACATTGGTGTTAAGCTTGGGGTTCCATTCTTTGTTCCTAGCTGGCAG ATAGGCTCTTTTGGTGCTATTACAAGGATAAGAAACATCGTATCCAATCGTGAAGATCTGCTAAAGCTTGCTGCTGCTGGACCAATAGCTGGCTTTTCCTTGGGTTTTCTGCTTCTGCTTTTAGGTTTTGTCTTACCTCCAAGTGATGGTCTTGGCGTTGTTGTTGATGCCTCTGTATTTCATGAGTCATTTCTTGCTGGCGGCATTG CAAAGCTGCTTCTTGGTGACGTGCTCAAGGACGGCACGCCAATCTCTGTCAATCCTCTTGTGATTTGGGCATGGGCAGGGCTTCTTATTAATGCCATCAATAGCATTCCTGCCGGAGAGCTTGATGGAGGGAGAATATCTTTTGCCATATGGGGAAGAAAG GCGTCAGTTCGCTTGACAGGATTTTCGATTGTGCTGCTTGGACTCTCATCTCTGATTGATGATGTAGCATTCTACTGGGTAGTTCTCATATTTTTCTTGCAACGAGGTCCAATTTCTCCTCTCTCTGAAGAAATAAGTGATCCTGATCAGAAGTATGTTGCGTTTGGAATAACAGTTTTGCTCTTAGGCTTGCTGGTGTGCTTGCCTTATCCTTTTCCATTTACAGATGAAGCACTAGCAAGTTTCTAG
- the LOC130941146 gene encoding probable zinc metalloprotease EGY2, chloroplastic isoform X2 gives MCIAIVYVIWYNLWKPKHLWRVWIPLKLPVDHHCQPQQLDDAIKIPKETIEILKNQVFGFDTFFVTSQDPYEGGVLFKGNLRGQASKSYDKISKRMQEKFGDEYKLFLLVNPEDDKPVAVVVPRTTLQPETTAVPEWFAAGAFGLVTVFTLLLRNVPALQSNLLSTFDNLNLLKDGLPGAAVTALILGIHELGHFLVAQNIGVKLGVPFFVPSWQIGSFGAITRIRNIVSNREDLLKLAAAGPIAGFSLGFLLLLLGFVLPPSDGLGVVVDASVFHESFLAGGIAKLLLGDVLKDGTPISVNPLVIWAWAGLLINAINSIPAGELDGGRISFAIWGRKASVRLTGFSIVLLGLSSLIDDVAFYWVVLIFFLQRGPISPLSEEISDPDQKYVAFGITVLLLGLLVCLPYPFPFTDEALASF, from the exons ATGTGTATAGCTATTGTCTATGTTATCTGGTATAATTTGTGGAAACCAAAGCATTTATGGAG AGTGTGGATACCATTGAAGTTGCCAGTGGATCACCACTGCCAG CCTCAGCAACTGGATGATGCAATAAAAATTCCCAAGGAAACTATTGAAATTCTTAAGAACCAAGTATTTGGATTTGATACCTTTTTTGTGACAAGCCAAGATCCTTATGAG GGTGGGGTGTTGTTTAAAGGAAATCTACGAGGGCAAGCTTCTAAAAGTTATGATAAGATATCAAAAAGGATGCAA gaAAAATTCGGAGATGAATACAAACTTTTCCTGCTGGTCAATCCTGAGGATGATAAGCCAGTTGCTGTAGTGGTTCCAAGAACAACCTTACAACCTGAGACAACTG CGGTACCTGAATGGTTTGCTGCTGGAGCTTTTGGACTTGTTACTGTGTTTACGTTATTGCTTCGCAATGTTCCTGCTTTGCAATCTAATTTATT ATCAACTTTTGACAATCTGAACTTGTTAAAGGATGGCTTGCCTGGGGCCGCTGTTACTGCTCTCATTCTGGGTATACATGAACTTGGTCACTTTTTAGTTGCCCAGAACATTGGTGTTAAGCTTGGGGTTCCATTCTTTGTTCCTAGCTGGCAG ATAGGCTCTTTTGGTGCTATTACAAGGATAAGAAACATCGTATCCAATCGTGAAGATCTGCTAAAGCTTGCTGCTGCTGGACCAATAGCTGGCTTTTCCTTGGGTTTTCTGCTTCTGCTTTTAGGTTTTGTCTTACCTCCAAGTGATGGTCTTGGCGTTGTTGTTGATGCCTCTGTATTTCATGAGTCATTTCTTGCTGGCGGCATTG CAAAGCTGCTTCTTGGTGACGTGCTCAAGGACGGCACGCCAATCTCTGTCAATCCTCTTGTGATTTGGGCATGGGCAGGGCTTCTTATTAATGCCATCAATAGCATTCCTGCCGGAGAGCTTGATGGAGGGAGAATATCTTTTGCCATATGGGGAAGAAAG GCGTCAGTTCGCTTGACAGGATTTTCGATTGTGCTGCTTGGACTCTCATCTCTGATTGATGATGTAGCATTCTACTGGGTAGTTCTCATATTTTTCTTGCAACGAGGTCCAATTTCTCCTCTCTCTGAAGAAATAAGTGATCCTGATCAGAAGTATGTTGCGTTTGGAATAACAGTTTTGCTCTTAGGCTTGCTGGTGTGCTTGCCTTATCCTTTTCCATTTACAGATGAAGCACTAGCAAGTTTCTAG
- the LOC130941146 gene encoding probable zinc metalloprotease EGY2, chloroplastic isoform X1, whose amino-acid sequence MNFSAAPSATFRGNLVPSSRCATCFEFNLRCQLPSSIGFRRSLRRWSSFKLSSSFRGKRGIACSVTEPHSDPEGDNEEEKKTHKTGETQPLQDSFEQSSPQSEDVEQLNSFSENKDQSDVQSVDTIEVASGSPLPGVKPQQLDDAIKIPKETIEILKNQVFGFDTFFVTSQDPYEGGVLFKGNLRGQASKSYDKISKRMQEKFGDEYKLFLLVNPEDDKPVAVVVPRTTLQPETTAVPEWFAAGAFGLVTVFTLLLRNVPALQSNLLSTFDNLNLLKDGLPGAAVTALILGIHELGHFLVAQNIGVKLGVPFFVPSWQIGSFGAITRIRNIVSNREDLLKLAAAGPIAGFSLGFLLLLLGFVLPPSDGLGVVVDASVFHESFLAGGIAKLLLGDVLKDGTPISVNPLVIWAWAGLLINAINSIPAGELDGGRISFAIWGRKASVRLTGFSIVLLGLSSLIDDVAFYWVVLIFFLQRGPISPLSEEISDPDQKYVAFGITVLLLGLLVCLPYPFPFTDEALASF is encoded by the exons ATGAACTTCTCGGCGGCACCTTCAGCCACTTTTCGCGGGAATCTCGTTCCCTCCTCGCGCTGCGCCACTTGCTTTGAATTCAATCTTCGTTGTCAACTTCCTTCCTCCATTGGTTTTCGCCGCTCTCTACGGCGTTGGAGTTCCTTCAAGCTGAGCTCGAGCTTCAG agggaagagaggaaTTGCTTGTAGTGTTACTGAGCCACATTCAGATCCTGAGGGTGACAATGAGGAG GAGAAAAAAACACATAAAACTGGAGAAACACAACCTTTGCAAGATTCCTTTGAGCAAAGTAGTCCTCAGTCTGAAGATGTAGAACAGCTAAATAGTTTTAGTGAAAATAAGGATCAAAGTGATGTGCAG AGTGTGGATACCATTGAAGTTGCCAGTGGATCACCACTGCCAGGTGTGAAG CCTCAGCAACTGGATGATGCAATAAAAATTCCCAAGGAAACTATTGAAATTCTTAAGAACCAAGTATTTGGATTTGATACCTTTTTTGTGACAAGCCAAGATCCTTATGAG GGTGGGGTGTTGTTTAAAGGAAATCTACGAGGGCAAGCTTCTAAAAGTTATGATAAGATATCAAAAAGGATGCAA gaAAAATTCGGAGATGAATACAAACTTTTCCTGCTGGTCAATCCTGAGGATGATAAGCCAGTTGCTGTAGTGGTTCCAAGAACAACCTTACAACCTGAGACAACTG CGGTACCTGAATGGTTTGCTGCTGGAGCTTTTGGACTTGTTACTGTGTTTACGTTATTGCTTCGCAATGTTCCTGCTTTGCAATCTAATTTATT ATCAACTTTTGACAATCTGAACTTGTTAAAGGATGGCTTGCCTGGGGCCGCTGTTACTGCTCTCATTCTGGGTATACATGAACTTGGTCACTTTTTAGTTGCCCAGAACATTGGTGTTAAGCTTGGGGTTCCATTCTTTGTTCCTAGCTGGCAG ATAGGCTCTTTTGGTGCTATTACAAGGATAAGAAACATCGTATCCAATCGTGAAGATCTGCTAAAGCTTGCTGCTGCTGGACCAATAGCTGGCTTTTCCTTGGGTTTTCTGCTTCTGCTTTTAGGTTTTGTCTTACCTCCAAGTGATGGTCTTGGCGTTGTTGTTGATGCCTCTGTATTTCATGAGTCATTTCTTGCTGGCGGCATTG CAAAGCTGCTTCTTGGTGACGTGCTCAAGGACGGCACGCCAATCTCTGTCAATCCTCTTGTGATTTGGGCATGGGCAGGGCTTCTTATTAATGCCATCAATAGCATTCCTGCCGGAGAGCTTGATGGAGGGAGAATATCTTTTGCCATATGGGGAAGAAAG GCGTCAGTTCGCTTGACAGGATTTTCGATTGTGCTGCTTGGACTCTCATCTCTGATTGATGATGTAGCATTCTACTGGGTAGTTCTCATATTTTTCTTGCAACGAGGTCCAATTTCTCCTCTCTCTGAAGAAATAAGTGATCCTGATCAGAAGTATGTTGCGTTTGGAATAACAGTTTTGCTCTTAGGCTTGCTGGTGTGCTTGCCTTATCCTTTTCCATTTACAGATGAAGCACTAGCAAGTTTCTAG
- the LOC130941146 gene encoding probable zinc metalloprotease EGY2, chloroplastic isoform X3 — protein sequence MESVDTIEVASGSPLPGVKPQQLDDAIKIPKETIEILKNQVFGFDTFFVTSQDPYEGGVLFKGNLRGQASKSYDKISKRMQEKFGDEYKLFLLVNPEDDKPVAVVVPRTTLQPETTAVPEWFAAGAFGLVTVFTLLLRNVPALQSNLLSTFDNLNLLKDGLPGAAVTALILGIHELGHFLVAQNIGVKLGVPFFVPSWQIGSFGAITRIRNIVSNREDLLKLAAAGPIAGFSLGFLLLLLGFVLPPSDGLGVVVDASVFHESFLAGGIAKLLLGDVLKDGTPISVNPLVIWAWAGLLINAINSIPAGELDGGRISFAIWGRKASVRLTGFSIVLLGLSSLIDDVAFYWVVLIFFLQRGPISPLSEEISDPDQKYVAFGITVLLLGLLVCLPYPFPFTDEALASF from the exons ATGGAG AGTGTGGATACCATTGAAGTTGCCAGTGGATCACCACTGCCAGGTGTGAAG CCTCAGCAACTGGATGATGCAATAAAAATTCCCAAGGAAACTATTGAAATTCTTAAGAACCAAGTATTTGGATTTGATACCTTTTTTGTGACAAGCCAAGATCCTTATGAG GGTGGGGTGTTGTTTAAAGGAAATCTACGAGGGCAAGCTTCTAAAAGTTATGATAAGATATCAAAAAGGATGCAA gaAAAATTCGGAGATGAATACAAACTTTTCCTGCTGGTCAATCCTGAGGATGATAAGCCAGTTGCTGTAGTGGTTCCAAGAACAACCTTACAACCTGAGACAACTG CGGTACCTGAATGGTTTGCTGCTGGAGCTTTTGGACTTGTTACTGTGTTTACGTTATTGCTTCGCAATGTTCCTGCTTTGCAATCTAATTTATT ATCAACTTTTGACAATCTGAACTTGTTAAAGGATGGCTTGCCTGGGGCCGCTGTTACTGCTCTCATTCTGGGTATACATGAACTTGGTCACTTTTTAGTTGCCCAGAACATTGGTGTTAAGCTTGGGGTTCCATTCTTTGTTCCTAGCTGGCAG ATAGGCTCTTTTGGTGCTATTACAAGGATAAGAAACATCGTATCCAATCGTGAAGATCTGCTAAAGCTTGCTGCTGCTGGACCAATAGCTGGCTTTTCCTTGGGTTTTCTGCTTCTGCTTTTAGGTTTTGTCTTACCTCCAAGTGATGGTCTTGGCGTTGTTGTTGATGCCTCTGTATTTCATGAGTCATTTCTTGCTGGCGGCATTG CAAAGCTGCTTCTTGGTGACGTGCTCAAGGACGGCACGCCAATCTCTGTCAATCCTCTTGTGATTTGGGCATGGGCAGGGCTTCTTATTAATGCCATCAATAGCATTCCTGCCGGAGAGCTTGATGGAGGGAGAATATCTTTTGCCATATGGGGAAGAAAG GCGTCAGTTCGCTTGACAGGATTTTCGATTGTGCTGCTTGGACTCTCATCTCTGATTGATGATGTAGCATTCTACTGGGTAGTTCTCATATTTTTCTTGCAACGAGGTCCAATTTCTCCTCTCTCTGAAGAAATAAGTGATCCTGATCAGAAGTATGTTGCGTTTGGAATAACAGTTTTGCTCTTAGGCTTGCTGGTGTGCTTGCCTTATCCTTTTCCATTTACAGATGAAGCACTAGCAAGTTTCTAG
- the LOC130939138 gene encoding uncharacterized protein LOC130939138, which yields MAPRGRPRKKMVGSSRMDAALDAMKQFGFEEKLVQETVNELLDVYQGAWPFIEDGSYNLLIETILAKQEDKNKEENLQENTRRDGVALTSSADATFATGITEVGSSSLVVNHDPSLLHASADGLDSASRTNDHDQDTIPPSNQSTDVKDSTVPAERKEQNEPNPSDNVNTTTQTHMNNVGTSFVKTNMTTSLEAPEKVQQRRRKPCYGWISDDDSDDGKVELIHLPLPPLPEHIEKLLGQSSSVSVASQTKSRIRRGMRKSRWDEKPDV from the exons ATGGCGCCAAGAGGTAGACCACGCAAAAAG ATGGTTGGAAGCTCAAGAATGGATGCTGCCCTTGATGCAATGAAGCAGTTTGGATTCGAGGAAAAACTTGTTCAAGAAACTGTTAACGAGCTTCTTGAT GTTTATCAAGGAGCATGGCCTTTTATTGAGGATGGCTCTTACAATCTCCTAATAGAAACCATACTTGCCAAACAAGAAGACAAG AACAAGGAGGAAAATTTGCAGGAGAATACAAGAAGGGATGGAGTTGCTCTGACATCTTCAGCTGATGCTACTTTTGCAACTGGGATCACTGAAGTTGGATCCTCTAGCCTGGTGGTGAATCATGACCCTTCATTATTGCATGCTAGTGCTGATGGTTTGGACTCTGCATCTCGAACCAATGATCATGATCAAGATACAATTCCACCTTCTAATCAATCAACAG ATGTTAAGGATTCAACTGTTCCAGCTGAAAGAAAAGAACAAAATGAGCCAAACCCTTCAGACAATGTAAATACCACTACACAAACACATATGAACAATGTTGGGACCAGTTTTGTGAAGACTAACATGACTACATCCTTGGAAGCACCTGAGAAGGTTCAGCAACGCAGGCGTAAGCCTTGCTATGGTTGGATTAGTGATGATGATAGTGATGATGGCAAAGTGGAACTCATTCACTTGCCTCTTCCTCCATTACCTGAACACATAGAGAAGTTACTTGGGCAGAGTAGTAGTGTTAGTGTAGCATCCCAAACGAAAAGTAGAATCAGAAGAGGAATGCGCAAGAGTAGATGGGATGAAAAGCCAGATGTGTGA
- the LOC130939436 gene encoding uncharacterized protein LOC130939436, whose product MANPLRLTSLCRNRKDPRLSLIAVALALAAPSNSPLLHHRIRRCRAVALALAAPSNLPLPRSSALSNRMASTNTPSETPSSQEQRSTPDASIGTQKNNNKAKTDPAWGHCKQVVESGKIILLCIYCEKLIRSGGIHRFKLHLAGKGGDVESCRKVPAAVRHQFHESIEELRSKKRKTQEQYAESYNACDDVEREFDEIERNEMQQQQKSRVPTPISRKGKQVKGLQSYFPSATTPGAQPTIKSVLQSKEIVEKCDIAIAKWMMDASVPFNAINSAYYQPMIDAIASMGAGYKGPSYPRVCGYLLSKLVEDVRKMIDGYREIWKQIGCTIKADGWTDRCRRTLINFLVYCPKGTIFLKSVDASNVSKTAENLFKLFRDVLLFVGPENVVHIVTDNATNYVAAGRLFEDEFPKLYWSPCAAHCVNMMFQDIGKLQEVSQTVSQASMITKHIYNHCYPLFLMRKFTGGRKIFRPTPTRFATNFISLQSILAQKDPLRAMVTSKEWTSSSYSKESKAKKFVDQVLDSKFWSQCTDIVKLTEPLVRVLRVVYNEDRAAMDFLCQAIYKAREEMVKRFQKRKKVVDPYLKILDTRWDAQLKKNLHAASYWLNPAFRFNAGEFEKHKEMISGLLDVIEKYAYDDPVLNSKLTSEKRIFKNAEQDFRRPSAIRERTTVMPDQWWESYGCGAPNLQKLTIRVLSQTCSSSGCERNWSIFEHIHSKKRNRLEHQKLNDLVYVHYNLRLQQRSQMRNQVYDPICLDAFEDHSKWILEDSPIFLTPEEVDALQNDLANMSLQ is encoded by the exons ATGGCTAACCCTCTCCGCCTCACCTCACTCT GTAGGAACAGGAAAGACCCGCGGCTGTCTCTCATTGCCGTCGCCCTCGCCCTTGCTGCACCATCGAACTCGCCCTTGCTGCACCATCGAATTCGCCGTTGCCGCGCCGTCGCCCTCGCCCTTGCTGCACCGTCGAACTTGCCGTTGCCTCGGTCTTCTGCTCTGTCAAACAG AATGGCTTCTACGAATACACCATCAGAAACACCATCTTCGCAAGAACAAAGATCAACTCCTGATGCATCAATTGGAACccaaaaaaacaataataaagcAAAAACCGATCCTGCATGGGGTCATTGTAAACAAGTTGTGGAGTCTGGAAAAATAATTCTGCTATGCATATATTGTGAGAAGCTTATTAGGAGTGGAGGAATTCATCGGTTTAAGCTTCATTTGGCTGGAAAAGGAGGAGATGTTGAGTCTTGTCGAAAGGTGCCAGCTGCAGTGAGACACCAATTCCATGAAAGCATTGAAGAGCTTcgaagcaagaaaagaaaaactcaagaacaatATGCCGAAAGTTATAATGCTTGTGATGATGTTGAAAGAGAATTTGACGAGATCGAACGTAATGAGatgcaacaacaacaaaaatccAGGGTTCCAACACCTatctctagaaaaggaaaacaaGTCAAAGGTTTACAATCTTATTTTCCATCGGCAACAACACCCGGAGCTCAACCAACTATCAAAAGCGTTCTTCAAAGCAAAGAAATTGTAGAGAAGTGTGATATTGCTATTGCAAAATGGATGATGGATGCCTCTGTTCCATTTAATGCGATTAATTCAGCTTACTATCAGCCAATGATTGATGCTATTGCAAGCATGGGTGCAGGGTATAAAGGGCCAAGTTATCCAAGAGTCTGTGGGTATTTGTTGAGTAAATTAGTTGAGGATGTGAGGAAAATGATTGATGGTTATCGTGAGATTTGGAAGCAAATTGGATGCACTATTAAGGCCGATGGATGGACTGATCGTTGTAGGCGTactttgattaattttttagtttattgtCCTAAAGGAACTATTTTTCTAAAGTCAGTTGATGCTTCTAATGTCTCAAAAACTGCTGAAAATTTGTTTAAGTTGTTTAGGGATGTTTTATTGTTTGTTGGTCCTGAGAATGTTGTGCATATTGTAACGGACAATGCTACAAACTATGTTGCTGCGGGAAGGTTGTTCGAGGATGAGTTTCCTAAATTGTATTGGTCCCCTTGTGCAGCTCATTGTGTTAATATGATGTTTCAAGATATTGGAAAGTTGCAAGAAGTGAGTCAAACTGTGTCACAAGCTTCAATGATCACTAAGCATATCTATAATCATTGCTATCCACTGTTCTTGATGAGAAAGTTTACAGGTGGGCGAAAAATATTTCGTCCAACTCCAACTCGATTTGCTACTAATTTCATTTCTTTGCAAAGTATTTTAGCTCAAAAGGATCCTTTGAGAGCTATGGTGACTTCTAAAGAATGGACAAGCTCATCTTACTCCAAAGAATCCAAAGCTAAGAAATTTGTGGACCAAGTCTTGGATTCTAAATTTTGGAGTCAATGCACTGATATTGTTAAGCTTACTGAGCCACTTGTTCGTGTTTTACGTGTTGTGTATAATGAAGACAGAGCTGCCATGGATTTTCTTTGTCAAGCTATTTATAAGGCTAGAGAAGAAATGGTGAAGAGGTTTCAGAAAAGAAAGAAGGTTGTTGATCCTTATTTGAAGATTTTAGATACCCGTTGGGATGCACAACTTAAGAAAAATCTTCATGCTGCTAGTTATTGGTTAAATCCAGCTTTTCGATTTAATGCTGGAGAATTTGAAAAGCACAAAGAAATGATTTCTGGCTTGTTGGATGTCATTGAGAAATATGCTTATGATGATCCTGTATTGAATTCTAAGCTAACAAGTGAGAAGAGGATCTTTAAGAATGCTGAGCAAGATTTTAGAAGACCTTCTGCAATACGTGAACGAACCACTGTTATGCCAG ATCAATGGTGGGAATCTTATGGTTGTGGAGCACCGAATTTGCAAAAGTTGACTATTCGTGTTTTAAGCCAGACTTGTAGCTCTTCAGGTTGTGAGCGTAACTGGAGTATTTTTGAACACATTCACTCAAAGAAGAGGAATCGGTTAGAGCATCAAAAACTTAATGATCTTGTTTATGTTCATTACAACTTAAGGTTACAACAAAG GAGCCAAATGAGAAACCAAGTTTATGATCCAATTTGTCTTGATGCATTTGAGGATCATTCAAAATGGATACTGGAAGATTCACCAATATTTTTAACTCCTGAAGAAGTTGATGCTTTACAAAATGATCTTGCAAATATGTCTCTTCAATAA